A window of the Sabethes cyaneus chromosome 1, idSabCyanKW18_F2, whole genome shotgun sequence genome harbors these coding sequences:
- the LOC128745834 gene encoding uncharacterized protein LOC128745834 has product MATQSAAASSVSQLAGQINSINNSRTIAENPLFDAQMSVDVRLPTLSLPVFSGDRKQWNSFKDLYVSCIHEKRLKDSVKLQYLLSHLDGDAKKLVSAFAITDANYIQVWRKLNEYYDKKKYTVAALVKEFIKQPPVTIPSLVALRKLVTTSDEVIRQLKALGEAYENRDPWLIHLLLDKLDRETRTQWAQKLVDIENPSFSEFLTFLERRCDALETCVLFTKKGNDTVKKESDRRSDTKSALSGKPIQSFHTSTQLSCPNCQQAHTIYQCASFKEMAAGDRRDFVQKSKLCFNCLRATHVSKNCNSTTNCQNCHQRHHTLLCQNATSLVHFAQQTEISENEQEALPVMSKQESTLTSYATSIRANYSRNFESLLPTAVIKVLGKNNVFHEVRALVDSACMSSLITKQAFQRLGLNRRNANVLVSGINSGKPSRTEGAVTLQISSRFNDVIVITVEALILNRLVPDQPAHKFDVDFCNLRGASLADPNFNNSCKVDLLLGIEVFFSILEPGQLMDPRGYPIAQNSIFGYLVGGRFSAEAETRSKRVVSLTTEVNLDRTLRQFWELEELPKAKPLSKK; this is encoded by the coding sequence ATGGCAACACAGTCTGCTGCTGCTTCGTCTGTATCGCAGCTGGCTGGTCAGATAAATTCTATCAATAACTCCCGCACTATAGCAGAAAATCCTTTGTTCGATGCACAAATGTCGGTCGACGTTCGTTTACCCACACTCTCATTGCCGGTATTTAGTGGTGATCGAAAACAGTGGAATTCTTTCAAAGATTTGTACGTCAgttgtattcatgaaaaaagACTCAAAGACTCAGTGAAATTACAGTATTTGCTTTCTCATTTGGACGGGGATGCTAAAAAATTGGTTAGTGCCTTTGCAATCACGGATGCAAACTACATACAGGTGTGGCGCAAATTAAACGAGTATTATGACAAGAAAAAGTATACCGTCGCGGCTTTGGTGAAAGAGTTTATTAAACAGCCGCCGGTAACCATTCCGTCTCTAGTCGCGCTTCGAAAGCTCGTTACAACGTCGGATGAAGTAATAAGACAATTGAAAGCTCTTGGTGAAGCGTACGAAAATCGCGATCCGTGGTTGATACACCTGCTTTTGGACAAGCTTGACCGTGAAACGCGTACACAGTGGGCTCAAAAGCTTGTCGATATTGAAAATCCTAGCTTTTCTGAGTTCCTCACTTTTCTTGAGCGAAGATGTGATGCATTAGAAACCTGCGTATTATTCACTAAAAAGGGAAATGATACCGTAAAGAAGGAAAGTGATCGTAGGAGTGATACAAAATCCGCTTTATCGGGCAAGCCGATTCAAAGCTTCCATACCTCAACACAGCTCTCTTGTCCGAATTGTCAGCAAGCTCACACTATCTACCAGTGTGCCAGCTTCAAAGAAATGGCCGCAGGAGATCGCCGAGATTTTGTGCAGAAATCAAAACTGTGCTTCAATTGCCTCAGGGCAACACATGTATCAAAGAACTGCAATTCTACAACAAACTGTCAAAATTGCCATCAAAGGCATCACACACTTTTGTGCCAAAACGCAACATCATTAGTACACTTCGCTCAACAAACTGAAATATCTGAAAATGAACAGGAAGCTTTGCCTGTAATGTCCAAGCAGGAGTCTACCTTGACTTCCTACGCTACTAGCATTCGGGCCAACTACTCTAGAAATTTCGAAAGTTTGCTACCAACAGCTGTCATCAAGGTCTTGGggaaaaacaatgttttccaCGAAGTTCGAGCATTAGTAGATTCTGCTTGCATGAGTTCATTGATCACGAAGCAAGCCTTTCAACGTCTAGGATTGAATAGACGTAACGCCAACGTTCTCGTCAGCGGTATAAATTCAGGAAAGCCCAGCCGAACGGAAGGTGCAGTAACATTACAAATTTCGTCTCGATTTAATGATGTGATCGTCATCACGGTGGAAGCGCTGATCCTGAATCGGCTCGTGCCTGACCAACCGGCTCACAAATTtgatgttgatttttgtaacctgCGTGGCGCATCCCTTGCAGATCCCAATTTCAATAATTCTTGCAAGGTCGATCTTTTATTGGGCATCGAAGTTTTCTTTTCCATTCTAGAACCAGGTCAACTGATGGATCCTCGAGGCTATCCAATTGCACAAAACTCCATCTTTGGCTACTTAGTTGGTGGCCGATTCAGTGCCGAAGCGGAGACCAGATCCAAAAGAGTAGTGAGCCTAACTACTGAAGTTAATCTAGATCGAACACTGCGACAGTTTTGGGAACTAGAGGAGCTGCCAAAGGCAAAGCCGCTCTCAAAAAAATGA